A single region of the Podospora pseudopauciseta strain CBS 411.78 chromosome 1, whole genome shotgun sequence genome encodes:
- a CDS encoding hypothetical protein (EggNog:ENOG503P355; COG:S) has translation MVSLHTLSLLAAFSATAMAQLTYLSTSSVVPTPTPTASDLSSTSTPPATRTIAVGLEGHAFTPKETTANVGDIIKFNFYPGGHRVSRAEFGFPCIPYEYVNGNTEGFWTGVFNPQAILNPPPSYEVRVNDTLPIFFYCAAPNSCTDWQMIGVINPNSTATFDAQLALASQAKLQLEPGEPFPTESAKNGPTASPVPSGDNDNDNGGGGLAPGAIAGIAIGAAAVVVLAAVLLYLCGRRGGFDKAYRKSFAGTGRGNSMAEAASYNPKSPGGGGTVPGFGDGGVYGQFGQHGSPVVGGGGGYHAGMGSSPPGSAHPGYVSQQHTGFSEGSYGLGHRSAHASPQPGYLPPFGYTPPPPPVPVPVQAPAELDSGGGQGVTGSPPPRYPEGDTWGRK, from the exons ATGGTTTCATTACATACTCTCAGCCTTTTGGCTGCGTTCTCAGCCACAGCAATGGCTCAGTTGACCTATTTGAGCACATCATCAGTCGTCCCAACCCCGACACCAACAGCTTCCGATCTGTCTTCgacttcaacccccccagcaacaagaACAATAGCTGTCGGTCTTGAGGGGCACGCCTTTACACCAAAGGAAACAACAGCCAATGTTGGGGATATCATCA AGTTCAACTTCTACCCCGGCGGCCACCGCGTCTCCCGAGCAGAATTCGGCTTCCCGTGCATACCCTACGAATACGTAAACGGAAACACGGAAGGGTTCTGGACGGGGGTGTTTAATCCGCAGGCTATTCTCAATCCG CCCCCCTCCTACGAAGTCCGCGTAAACGACACCCTCCCCATATTCTTCTACTGCGCCGCTCCAAACTCTTGCACCGACTGGCAGATGATCGGAGTCATAAACCCGAATTCCACGGCCACGTTTGACGCCCAGCTTGCTCTGGCCAGTCAGGCTAAGCTCCAGTTGGAGCCGGGGGAGCCGTTTCCTACCGAGAGTGCTAAGAATGGTCCGACGGCGAGTCCTGTTCCTAGTGGCGATaacgacaacgacaatgggggaggggggctggCGCCGGGAGCGATAGCGGGGATTGCGATTGGGGCCGCGGCGGTTGTGGTACTGGCGGCCGTGTTGCTGTACTtgtgtgggaggaggggtgggtttgaTAAGGCTTATCGGAAGAGCTTTGctgggacggggagggggaataGTATGGCTGAGGCTGCCAGTTATAACCCAAAGAGTCCGGGGGGGGGCGGTACCGTTCCTgggtttggtgatgggggggtttATGGGCAGTTTGGACAACATGGGAGTCCGGTTgtcggtggagggggaggatacCATGCTGGGATGGGGAGCAGCCCGCCGGGGAGTGCGCACCCAGGGTATGTCAGTCAGCAGCATACGGGGTTTAGTGAGGGGAGTTATGGGCTTGGGCATCG TTCTGCGCATGCGAGTCCGCAGCCGGGGTATCTACCTCCTTTTGGATAtacaccgccgccgccgccggtgccggtgccggtgcaGGCGCCTGCTGAGTTGGATAGTGGCGGTGGCCAGGGGGTGACGGGGAGCCCGCCGCCGAGGTATCCTGAGGGAGATACTTGGGGGAGGAAGTAA